Proteins from a genomic interval of Streptomyces sp. NBC_01445:
- a CDS encoding RNA-guided endonuclease InsQ/TnpB family protein — MKLVVRVKLLPTPVQAAALEATLHACNEAATWAASVAFENDARRPLELRKHTYAEIRERWGLGAQAAQHAIKKTCDAYTTLKANLRNGRYGPPGSRRHARASGKPVVFRPQAAQPYDDRMLSWQHQAHTVSIWTTAGRLKGVRFTGQAGQLEVLAAHRKGESDLVCQGGKWFLIATCEIPEAAPNTHPAGFLGVDLGIVNIAATSDGERHCGRRINRKREQDRKLRSKLQKKNTKSAKRRAKKHAGKEARRAKDINHKISKRIVAEAERTGRGIALEILTGIRERARLRKPQRTTLHSWPFAQLGSFIAYKAKRAGVPVVHVDPAYTSQECSQCHHTERGNRPAQAVFSCRVCGFVEHADHNASHNIRQRGWMAWVCGAQSTAPELTLIA; from the coding sequence GTGAAGCTGGTGGTGCGGGTGAAGCTGCTGCCGACGCCTGTACAGGCGGCGGCACTTGAGGCGACCCTGCACGCCTGCAACGAGGCCGCCACCTGGGCCGCGTCCGTCGCCTTCGAGAACGACGCGCGACGTCCACTGGAGCTGCGCAAGCACACCTATGCCGAGATCCGGGAGCGGTGGGGACTTGGCGCGCAGGCCGCCCAGCACGCGATCAAGAAGACCTGCGATGCCTACACCACCTTGAAGGCGAACCTGCGTAACGGCCGCTACGGACCGCCCGGTTCCAGGCGGCACGCCCGGGCCTCGGGCAAGCCAGTCGTCTTCCGGCCCCAAGCGGCGCAGCCGTACGACGACCGGATGCTGTCCTGGCAGCACCAGGCACACACGGTATCGATCTGGACCACCGCGGGCCGGCTCAAGGGCGTGCGGTTCACCGGGCAGGCCGGGCAGCTGGAGGTCCTGGCTGCACACCGCAAGGGTGAATCCGACCTGGTGTGCCAGGGCGGGAAGTGGTTCCTGATCGCGACGTGCGAGATCCCCGAAGCCGCCCCGAACACCCACCCTGCCGGGTTCCTCGGCGTCGACCTGGGGATCGTGAACATCGCGGCCACTTCCGACGGCGAGCGACACTGCGGCAGGCGGATCAACCGCAAGCGGGAACAGGATCGCAAGCTGCGTTCCAAGCTACAGAAGAAGAACACCAAGTCCGCCAAGCGGCGGGCGAAGAAGCATGCGGGCAAGGAAGCCCGGCGTGCCAAGGACATCAACCACAAGATCAGCAAGCGGATCGTGGCGGAGGCTGAACGCACCGGTCGCGGTATCGCCCTCGAGATACTCACGGGCATTCGCGAGCGGGCACGGCTGAGAAAGCCCCAACGCACCACGCTCCACTCCTGGCCCTTCGCCCAGCTCGGCTCGTTCATCGCCTACAAGGCGAAGCGGGCCGGGGTGCCGGTCGTGCACGTCGATCCGGCCTACACCAGCCAGGAATGCTCGCAGTGTCATCACACCGAACGCGGCAACCGGCCCGCCCAGGCCGTCTTCTCGTGCCGGGTCTGCGGCTTCGTTGAGCATGCAGACCACAACGCGTCCCACAACATCCGCCAACGCGGCT
- a CDS encoding carboxymuconolactone decarboxylase family protein, translating into MTIQARMESPAQLIPGAMQPVLALLKATREGGVPGSTLELVHLRASQINGCSYCVDAGVRSARKGGESDDRLFAVAAWREAPYFTDAERAALALAEAVTRLADSTDPVPDAVWDEVARHYDERGLAALILMIGVTNLFNRFNVTTRQPAGASW; encoded by the coding sequence ATGACCATTCAGGCGCGTATGGAGAGCCCGGCCCAGCTCATTCCCGGGGCTATGCAGCCCGTGCTGGCGCTTCTGAAGGCCACCCGTGAGGGCGGTGTTCCCGGGAGCACGCTCGAACTGGTGCATCTGCGGGCCAGTCAGATCAATGGGTGCAGCTACTGCGTCGACGCCGGCGTGCGCAGTGCGCGTAAGGGCGGGGAGAGTGATGACCGGCTGTTCGCCGTCGCCGCCTGGCGTGAGGCGCCGTACTTCACTGACGCCGAGCGGGCCGCGCTGGCCCTCGCCGAGGCGGTGACCCGGCTTGCCGACTCCACGGACCCGGTGCCGGACGCGGTCTGGGACGAGGTCGCCCGTCACTACGACGAGCGCGGGCTCGCGGCGCTGATACTCATGATCGGCGTCACCAATCTCTTCAACCGGTTCAACGTGACCACCCGGCAGCCGGCGGGCGCGAGTTGGTAG
- a CDS encoding alpha/beta hydrolase: MYFRRHHSPVRGLRACGTLLAAAGLLMSACSPGSSGSTRTADVSLAALPRATPANLSAYYGQSLTWRECGVPGFECTTMKAPLNYEKPDAGDVKLAVARKKATGPGKRLGSLLVNPGGPGGSAIGYLQSYAALGYPAAVRARYDMVAVDPRGVARSEPVKCLDGKQMDAYTQTDVTPDDQAEKNELSAAFTKYAAGCETKSGEVLPHVSTVEAARDMDILRAALGDDKLNYVGASYGTFLGATYAGLYPERVGRLVLDGAMDPSLSAQDMNRDQTAGFETAFQSFAKDCVRRSDCPLGTGSVADAGKRLKAFFADLDRTPIPTGDPSGRKLGEALATTGVIAAMYDEGQWAQLRSALSSAIKNKDGAGLLALSDSYYERDSNGTYENLMAANAAVNCLDLPPSFKSPDDLKSALPSFEKASPVFGDGLAWAALNCTYWPVKATGEAHRIEAKGAAPIVVVGTTRDPATPYRWAQALAGQLDSGTLLTYEGDGHTAYGRGSDCIDSAINAYLVDGTPPKDGKRCS, encoded by the coding sequence ATGTACTTCAGGCGTCACCATTCCCCTGTCCGAGGCCTCCGGGCCTGTGGAACCCTGCTCGCCGCCGCCGGACTCCTCATGTCCGCCTGCTCACCAGGGAGTTCGGGAAGCACACGGACGGCGGACGTCTCGCTGGCCGCGCTGCCCAGGGCGACCCCCGCCAACCTGTCGGCCTACTACGGGCAGTCGCTGACCTGGCGCGAGTGCGGCGTCCCTGGCTTCGAATGCACCACTATGAAGGCGCCGCTGAACTACGAGAAGCCGGACGCCGGTGACGTCAAGCTGGCGGTGGCCCGCAAGAAGGCCACCGGCCCGGGCAAGCGCCTCGGCTCGCTCCTGGTCAACCCCGGCGGGCCCGGCGGCTCGGCGATCGGCTACCTCCAGTCGTACGCCGCCCTCGGCTACCCGGCGGCGGTCCGCGCCCGCTACGACATGGTCGCGGTCGACCCGCGCGGCGTCGCCCGCAGCGAACCGGTCAAGTGCCTCGACGGCAAGCAGATGGACGCGTACACGCAGACCGACGTCACGCCCGACGACCAGGCGGAAAAGAACGAACTGTCGGCGGCCTTCACGAAGTACGCGGCCGGCTGCGAGACGAAGTCCGGCGAGGTGCTGCCCCACGTCTCCACGGTCGAGGCGGCCCGCGACATGGACATCCTGCGCGCGGCGCTCGGCGACGACAAGCTCAACTATGTCGGGGCCTCGTACGGCACATTCCTCGGGGCGACCTACGCGGGGCTCTATCCGGAGCGGGTCGGCCGCCTCGTCCTGGACGGCGCGATGGACCCGTCCCTGTCGGCGCAGGATATGAACCGCGACCAGACGGCCGGCTTCGAGACGGCGTTCCAGTCGTTCGCGAAGGACTGCGTACGGCGCTCCGACTGCCCCCTGGGCACCGGGAGTGTCGCCGACGCGGGCAAGCGCCTCAAGGCCTTCTTCGCCGACCTTGACCGCACCCCCATCCCCACCGGTGACCCCTCGGGCCGCAAGCTCGGCGAGGCCCTCGCCACGACCGGCGTGATCGCGGCAATGTACGACGAGGGGCAGTGGGCGCAGCTGCGCTCCGCGCTCAGCTCTGCGATCAAGAACAAGGACGGGGCGGGCCTGCTCGCCCTCTCCGACAGCTACTACGAGCGCGACAGCAACGGCACGTACGAGAACCTGATGGCGGCCAACGCGGCCGTGAACTGCCTCGACCTGCCGCCGTCCTTCAAGAGCCCCGATGACCTGAAGTCCGCCCTGCCGTCCTTCGAGAAGGCGTCCCCGGTCTTCGGCGACGGCCTCGCATGGGCGGCACTGAACTGCACGTACTGGCCGGTGAAGGCGACCGGCGAGGCTCACCGCATCGAGGCGAAGGGCGCCGCCCCGATCGTCGTCGTCGGCACGACCCGCGACCCGGCCACCCCATACCGCTGGGCACAGGCCCTCGCCGGCCAGCTCGACTCCGGCACGCTCCTCACCTACGAGGGCGACGGCCACACGGCGTACGGCCGCGGCAGCGACTGCATCGACTCCGCGATCAACGCGTACCTCGTGGACGGCACCCCGCCCAAGGACGGAAAGCGCTGCTCATAA
- a CDS encoding DNA polymerase III subunit delta' — protein MPVWDDLVGQERVAAQLDAAARDADALVTANATNAPPPEASRMTHAWLFTGPPGAGRATAARAFAAALQCVSPDRALGGAPGCGFCDGCHTSLVGTHADVQIVRTDLLSIGVKETRELVRRAQLSPAVGRWQVIVLEDADRLTEGAGNVLLKAVEEPAPRTVWLLCAPSLEDVLPTIRSRCRHLTLRTPAVEAVADMLVRRDGIEPDVAAEAARATQGHIDRARRLATDPRARARRAAVLRLPLRVDDIGGCLKAAQELIDTAAEDTKQLAEEVDTKETEELKAALGGQSGGRMPRGTAGAMKELEDRQKRRRTRTQRDSLDLALTDLTGFYRDVLALQLGSRVALANTEAQDTLERLARAASPEATLRRIEAIAACRDALDRNVAPLLAVEAMTMALRAG, from the coding sequence ATGCCCGTATGGGACGACCTGGTGGGTCAGGAGCGCGTGGCCGCACAGCTCGACGCCGCCGCGCGGGACGCCGACGCGCTCGTCACGGCCAACGCGACGAACGCTCCGCCGCCCGAGGCCTCCAGGATGACGCACGCCTGGCTCTTCACCGGTCCGCCCGGAGCGGGGCGGGCGACCGCGGCGCGCGCGTTCGCCGCCGCGCTCCAGTGCGTCAGCCCGGACCGGGCGCTGGGCGGAGCCCCCGGCTGCGGATTCTGCGACGGCTGTCACACCAGCCTCGTGGGCACGCATGCCGATGTGCAGATCGTCCGTACGGATCTGCTCTCCATCGGCGTGAAGGAGACCCGCGAGCTTGTCCGCAGAGCACAGCTCTCGCCTGCGGTGGGCCGGTGGCAGGTCATCGTCCTGGAGGACGCGGACCGCCTCACGGAGGGCGCGGGGAACGTACTTCTGAAGGCCGTCGAGGAGCCCGCCCCGCGGACCGTCTGGCTGCTGTGCGCGCCCTCCCTGGAAGACGTGCTGCCCACGATCCGCTCCCGCTGCCGCCACCTGACGCTGCGTACGCCCGCGGTCGAGGCGGTGGCCGACATGCTCGTACGACGCGACGGCATCGAGCCGGACGTCGCCGCCGAGGCGGCCCGCGCCACGCAGGGCCACATCGACCGCGCGCGGCGCCTCGCCACAGACCCGCGCGCGCGGGCGCGCAGAGCGGCGGTGCTGAGGCTGCCCCTGCGTGTCGACGACATCGGCGGGTGCCTCAAGGCCGCCCAGGAGCTGATCGACACCGCGGCGGAGGACACCAAACAGCTCGCCGAGGAGGTCGACACCAAGGAGACCGAGGAGCTGAAGGCGGCGCTCGGCGGGCAGAGCGGCGGCCGGATGCCGCGCGGCACGGCCGGTGCCATGAAGGAGCTGGAGGACCGCCAGAAGCGCCGTAGAACGCGTACACAGCGCGACAGCCTCGACCTGGCCCTCACTGACCTCACGGGCTTCTACCGCGATGTACTCGCCCTGCAGCTCGGCTCCCGCGTGGCCCTCGCGAACACCGAGGCGCAGGACACCCTGGAGCGGCTCGCCCGCGCGGCCTCGCCCGAGGCCACGCTCCGCCGCATCGAGGCGATCGCCGCATGCCGTGACGCGCTCGACCGCAACGTGGCGCCGCTGCTCGCGGTGGAGGCGATGACGATGGCGCTGCGGGCGGGCTGA
- the tmk gene encoding dTMP kinase — protein sequence MMRAEQPTAQNPAPDDALVADSRERAVRALLRVPQLKRLWSAQLVGGIGDALGLLVLVVLALQTAVSEGSFGGGYRGVAFAVAAVFGARVLSTLLFGAVLLGPLTSLTSTDGPLDRRWTMVGADGVRAALLIVAPLWIDWTPDNALAVLLVTAFVVGVAERFWTVSRESAAPALLPAPPLEGAAVRPLPDHMDALRRLSLRTGFVALPVAAAALVAVTLVGNLIGAGVDWFGLHQAALASYVAAGLFAASLSVVFFLELPDTQTQRARSPLEGMRRPKTGSGVDKGRTGAIPLLVLACAAVAAAISAAVAVSVLHAKDLSGGPVTFGLLVLGLTGGTVIGIRSAPSVLPSLSRRRLLALAIALTGIALLAAGLVPDVTSVLLIVTLAGVTAGIAANTGHTLLDQESEDYRRARTTEHLQAVVRVSIAVAAVAAPLLAAAIGPHRLVNGKFVFAHGGAAFTLMLVGALLLPVAALVLAKADDRSGVPLRHDLRDALLGGNDPAQAPATTGFFIALEGGDGAGKSTQAEALAEWIRGKGHEVVVTREPGATPVGKRLRSILLDVSSAGLSHRAEALLYAADRAEHVDTVVRPALERGAVVISDRYIDSSVAYQGAGRDLSPTEVARINRWATGGLVPHLTVLLDVDPQAARERFTEAPDRLESEPAEFHARVRSGFLTLAAADPGRYLVVDAAQEPEAVTTVVRHRLDMVLPLSEAEVKAQEEARKAAVEEARRKAEAEAARKAEEERVERERLEQLAKLRAEEEERKQRELEEAQRREAERQAEEARQRAEESRRRAEEERARLLAEEQTRAAEEERRRRQAEEEARLRAEAEERRLEKQRKAEEALLRAEEARRLAAASAAAASAAAESASASSASAAGAGAGSASAAGHPVADNETTVPTPVVKPTGGAADESAVLPPVGDAGMDPGTGGAGSDAGPTAAARAGRGAWQGGDNDETTQLPVPPRPAQHQGGAADETAVLPPVRDDSVGGGAGAAGGGPADRVPPGYFRDERQASAPSAGAGAGSNDRTRELPQVDEDGRPRQRPRPDWAEETPLDDLPSLADELLGGHDDAGESDEGAGGRRRGRR from the coding sequence ATGATGCGAGCCGAGCAGCCAACGGCCCAGAATCCGGCCCCCGACGACGCCCTGGTCGCAGATTCCCGGGAGCGCGCCGTCCGCGCCCTGCTGCGCGTGCCGCAGCTGAAACGACTGTGGAGCGCCCAGCTCGTGGGCGGCATCGGTGACGCACTCGGGCTCCTCGTGCTCGTGGTGCTGGCCCTTCAGACAGCAGTCTCCGAGGGCTCGTTCGGGGGCGGGTACCGGGGCGTGGCCTTCGCCGTCGCCGCCGTGTTCGGCGCGCGCGTCCTGTCGACGCTGCTCTTCGGGGCCGTACTCCTCGGCCCGCTCACCTCGCTGACCTCCACGGACGGTCCCCTGGACCGGCGCTGGACCATGGTCGGCGCGGACGGCGTGCGGGCCGCGCTCCTCATCGTCGCGCCCCTGTGGATCGACTGGACCCCGGACAACGCGCTGGCGGTCCTGCTCGTCACCGCCTTCGTCGTCGGCGTCGCCGAGCGCTTCTGGACCGTGTCGCGCGAGAGCGCGGCGCCCGCGCTGCTGCCCGCGCCGCCCCTCGAAGGCGCGGCCGTACGCCCGCTGCCCGACCACATGGACGCGCTGCGGCGCCTCTCCCTGCGCACCGGATTCGTGGCGCTGCCCGTCGCGGCCGCCGCGCTCGTCGCCGTCACCCTCGTGGGGAATCTGATCGGGGCCGGGGTCGACTGGTTCGGCCTGCACCAGGCCGCACTCGCCTCCTACGTGGCGGCCGGCCTGTTCGCCGCCTCGCTGTCCGTCGTCTTCTTCCTCGAACTGCCCGACACACAGACCCAGCGCGCGCGGTCGCCGCTCGAGGGCATGCGCCGCCCCAAGACCGGCAGCGGCGTCGACAAGGGCCGCACGGGCGCCATCCCGCTCCTCGTCCTCGCCTGCGCCGCCGTCGCCGCCGCGATCTCGGCGGCCGTCGCCGTCTCCGTGCTGCACGCCAAGGACCTGTCCGGTGGACCGGTGACCTTCGGGCTGCTCGTGCTCGGCCTCACCGGCGGCACTGTCATCGGCATCCGCTCGGCGCCCTCCGTGCTGCCGTCGCTGTCGCGCCGCAGGCTCCTCGCGCTCGCGATCGCCCTGACCGGCATCGCCCTGCTCGCCGCGGGCCTGGTCCCGGACGTCACGAGCGTGCTGCTGATCGTCACCCTCGCCGGCGTCACCGCGGGCATCGCTGCCAACACCGGGCACACGCTCCTCGACCAGGAGTCCGAGGACTACCGGCGAGCCCGCACGACCGAGCACCTCCAGGCGGTCGTACGGGTGTCCATCGCGGTCGCCGCCGTAGCGGCGCCCCTGCTCGCGGCCGCGATCGGCCCGCACCGGCTGGTCAACGGCAAGTTCGTGTTCGCGCACGGCGGCGCCGCCTTCACGCTGATGCTCGTCGGTGCCCTGCTGCTGCCCGTGGCCGCCCTCGTACTCGCCAAGGCCGACGACCGCAGCGGAGTGCCCCTGCGGCACGACCTGCGCGACGCGCTGCTCGGTGGGAACGACCCGGCGCAGGCCCCCGCAACCACCGGCTTCTTCATCGCCCTGGAGGGCGGCGACGGCGCCGGGAAGTCGACCCAGGCCGAGGCGCTCGCCGAGTGGATCCGCGGCAAGGGGCACGAGGTCGTCGTCACGCGCGAGCCCGGCGCGACCCCGGTCGGCAAGCGGCTGCGCTCGATCCTCCTCGACGTGTCATCGGCAGGCCTCTCGCACCGCGCCGAGGCCCTCCTGTACGCCGCCGACCGTGCGGAGCACGTGGACACCGTCGTACGGCCCGCCCTCGAACGCGGCGCCGTCGTCATCTCCGACCGCTACATCGACTCGTCCGTCGCCTACCAGGGCGCCGGCCGCGACCTGTCGCCGACCGAGGTCGCCCGCATCAACCGCTGGGCGACCGGCGGACTCGTACCGCATCTGACCGTCCTGCTCGACGTCGACCCGCAGGCGGCCCGCGAGCGGTTCACAGAGGCGCCCGACCGGCTCGAATCGGAGCCGGCCGAGTTCCACGCGCGCGTGCGCTCAGGTTTCCTCACGCTCGCCGCCGCCGACCCCGGCCGCTACCTCGTCGTCGACGCGGCCCAGGAGCCGGAAGCCGTCACGACCGTGGTCCGGCACCGGCTCGACATGGTGCTGCCGCTCTCCGAGGCCGAGGTGAAGGCCCAGGAAGAGGCCCGTAAGGCCGCCGTGGAGGAGGCCCGCAGGAAGGCCGAGGCCGAGGCCGCCCGCAAGGCCGAGGAGGAGCGCGTCGAGCGCGAGCGGCTGGAACAGCTCGCCAAGCTGCGCGCCGAGGAGGAGGAGCGCAAGCAGCGCGAGCTGGAGGAGGCGCAGCGGCGCGAGGCCGAGCGCCAGGCCGAAGAGGCCCGGCAGCGCGCCGAGGAGTCGCGGCGCCGTGCCGAGGAGGAGCGCGCCAGGCTCCTCGCCGAGGAACAGACCCGGGCCGCCGAGGAGGAGCGCCGCCGCCGGCAGGCGGAGGAAGAGGCGCGCCTGCGCGCGGAGGCCGAGGAACGGCGCCTGGAGAAGCAGCGCAAGGCGGAGGAGGCGCTGCTGCGGGCGGAGGAGGCACGGCGGCTCGCGGCGGCATCTGCGGCGGCTGCTTCTGCGGCGGCCGAGTCCGCCTCTGCCTCGTCTGCCTCTGCCGCTGGGGCGGGGGCTGGGTCCGCGAGTGCTGCCGGGCATCCGGTGGCCGACAACGAGACCACCGTTCCCACACCTGTGGTGAAGCCCACGGGCGGGGCGGCCGATGAGTCGGCCGTGCTGCCGCCGGTCGGGGATGCCGGTATGGATCCCGGGACTGGTGGGGCTGGTTCTGACGCCGGTCCTACCGCTGCCGCCAGGGCTGGGCGTGGGGCTTGGCAGGGCGGGGACAACGACGAGACGACTCAGCTGCCGGTGCCGCCGCGTCCCGCGCAGCACCAGGGCGGGGCCGCCGACGAGACGGCGGTGCTGCCGCCGGTGCGTGATGACTCCGTGGGTGGCGGTGCCGGTGCTGCCGGCGGTGGGCCGGCGGATCGGGTTCCGCCGGGGTACTTCCGTGATGAGCGCCAGGCGTCGGCTCCGTCAGCGGGTGCCGGTGCTGGGTCGAACGACCGTACGCGTGAACTGCCCCAGGTCGACGAGGACGGCCGACCGCGACAGCGGCCGAGGCCCGACTGGGCGGAAGAGACCCCGCTGGACGACCTGCCGTCGCTGGCGGACGAGTTGCTCGGCGGGCACGACGACGCCGGTGAGAGCGACGAAGGAGCGGGCGGCAGGCGCCGGGGCCGGCGCTGA
- the topA gene encoding type I DNA topoisomerase, with product MSPTSETAHGGRRLVIVESPAKAKTIKGYLGPGYVVEASVGHIRDLPSGAAEVPEKYTGEVRRLGVDVEHDFQPIYVVNADKKAQVKKLKDLLKDSDELFLATDEDREGEAIAWHLLEVLKPKVPVHRMVFHEITKDAIRSAVANPRELNQRMVDAQETRRILDRLYGYEVSPVLWKKVMPKLSAGRVQSVATRLVVERERERIAFRSAEYWDLTGTFATGRSGDASDPSNLVARLSAVDGKRIAQGRDFDSVGRLKSANVLALDETNARALAAALENTNFAVRSVESKPYRRSPYAPFRTTTLQQEASRKLGFGAKATMQVAQKLYENGFITYMRTDSTTLSDTAVSAARAQVTQLYGADYLPDKPRTYAGKVKNAQEAHEAIRPSGDRFRTPAETGLTGDQFRLYELIWKRTVASQMKDAVGNSVTVKIGGTSADGRNAEFSASGKTITFHGFLKAYVEGADDPNAELDDRERRLPQVSEGDALSAEEMTVDGHATKPPARYTEASLVKELEEREIGRPSTYASIIGTILDRGYVFKKGTALVPSFLSFAVVNLLEKHFGRLVDYDFTARMEDDLDRIARGEAQAVPWLRRFYFGEGEGSGGAAEAGNGDGDHLGGLKELVTDLGAIDAREVSSFPVGEGIVLRVGRYGPYVERGERDSENHQRADVPEDLAPDELTVEHAEELLAKPSGDFELGADPVSGNQIIAKDGRYGPYVTEVLPEGTPKTGKNAVKPRTASLFKSMSIDTVTLDDALKLMSLPRVVGADAEGVEITAQNGRYGPYLKKGTDSRSLETEEQLFAITLEEALAIYAQPKQRGRAAAKPPLKELGEDPVSGKPVVVKDGRFGAYVTDGETNATLRSSDSVEEITPERGYELLAEKRAKGPAKKTAKKAAKKAPAKKAPAKKTAAKKTAASKTTAAKKTTAAKKTTAKKATASKSTSTEE from the coding sequence TTGTCCCCGACCAGCGAGACCGCACACGGCGGCCGCCGACTCGTCATCGTCGAGTCGCCTGCCAAGGCGAAGACGATCAAGGGCTACCTCGGCCCTGGATACGTCGTCGAAGCGAGCGTCGGGCACATCCGCGACCTCCCGAGCGGCGCCGCCGAGGTGCCCGAGAAGTACACCGGCGAGGTGCGCCGGCTCGGTGTGGACGTCGAACACGACTTCCAGCCGATCTATGTGGTCAATGCTGACAAGAAGGCCCAGGTCAAGAAGCTCAAGGACCTGCTGAAGGACTCCGACGAACTCTTCCTCGCCACCGATGAGGACCGCGAGGGCGAAGCCATCGCGTGGCACCTCCTCGAGGTCCTGAAGCCCAAGGTCCCCGTCCACCGCATGGTCTTCCACGAGATCACCAAGGACGCGATCCGCAGCGCCGTCGCCAACCCGCGCGAGCTCAACCAGCGCATGGTCGACGCCCAGGAGACCCGCCGCATCCTCGACCGCCTCTACGGCTACGAGGTCTCGCCGGTCCTGTGGAAGAAGGTCATGCCGAAGCTGTCGGCGGGCCGTGTCCAGTCGGTGGCCACCCGCCTCGTCGTCGAGCGGGAGCGCGAGCGCATCGCCTTCCGCTCCGCCGAGTACTGGGACCTGACCGGCACCTTCGCGACCGGCCGCTCCGGCGACGCCAGCGACCCGTCGAACCTCGTGGCCCGCCTGAGCGCGGTCGACGGCAAGCGCATCGCGCAGGGCCGCGACTTTGACTCGGTCGGCCGGCTGAAGTCGGCGAACGTGCTGGCCCTGGACGAGACGAACGCCCGCGCGCTCGCCGCCGCCCTGGAGAACACGAACTTCGCCGTACGGTCCGTCGAGTCGAAGCCGTACCGCCGCTCGCCGTACGCCCCGTTCCGCACGACGACGCTCCAGCAGGAGGCGAGCCGCAAGCTCGGCTTCGGCGCGAAGGCCACGATGCAGGTGGCCCAGAAGCTGTACGAGAACGGCTTCATCACCTATATGCGTACGGACTCCACGACCCTGTCCGACACGGCGGTCTCGGCCGCCCGTGCGCAGGTCACGCAGCTGTACGGCGCCGACTACCTGCCGGACAAGCCGCGCACGTACGCCGGCAAGGTCAAGAACGCGCAGGAGGCGCACGAGGCGATCCGTCCGTCGGGTGATCGTTTCCGCACGCCCGCCGAGACCGGCCTGACCGGCGACCAGTTCCGGCTCTACGAGCTGATCTGGAAGCGGACCGTGGCCTCCCAGATGAAGGACGCGGTCGGTAACTCCGTCACGGTCAAGATCGGCGGCACCTCCGCCGACGGCCGTAACGCCGAGTTCTCCGCCTCCGGCAAGACGATCACCTTCCACGGCTTCCTCAAGGCCTATGTCGAGGGCGCGGACGACCCGAACGCCGAGCTCGACGACCGTGAGCGCCGGCTGCCGCAGGTCTCCGAGGGAGACGCGCTGTCCGCCGAGGAGATGACGGTCGACGGTCACGCGACCAAGCCGCCGGCCCGCTACACCGAGGCCAGCCTGGTCAAGGAGCTCGAAGAGCGCGAGATCGGCCGCCCGTCGACGTACGCGTCGATCATCGGGACCATTCTCGACCGCGGCTATGTGTTCAAGAAGGGGACGGCTCTTGTGCCCTCCTTCCTGTCCTTCGCCGTGGTCAACCTCCTGGAGAAGCACTTCGGGCGGCTCGTCGACTACGACTTCACCGCCCGGATGGAGGACGACCTCGACCGCATCGCCCGCGGTGAGGCCCAGGCAGTGCCGTGGCTGCGGCGCTTCTACTTCGGTGAGGGCGAGGGCTCCGGAGGCGCCGCCGAAGCGGGCAACGGCGACGGCGACCACCTCGGCGGCCTCAAGGAGCTCGTCACCGACCTGGGCGCGATCGACGCCCGCGAGGTGTCGTCGTTCCCCGTCGGCGAAGGCATCGTCCTGCGCGTCGGCCGCTACGGCCCGTACGTCGAGCGCGGCGAGCGCGACTCCGAGAACCACCAGCGCGCGGACGTGCCGGAGGACCTCGCTCCGGACGAGCTCACCGTCGAGCACGCGGAGGAGCTGCTCGCCAAGCCGAGCGGCGACTTCGAGCTCGGCGCCGACCCCGTCTCCGGGAACCAGATCATCGCGAAGGACGGACGCTACGGTCCGTACGTCACCGAGGTGCTCCCCGAGGGCACCCCGAAGACCGGCAAGAACGCGGTCAAGCCGCGTACGGCGTCGCTCTTCAAGTCGATGTCCATCGACACGGTCACCCTGGACGACGCCCTCAAGCTGATGTCCCTGCCGCGCGTGGTCGGCGCCGACGCCGAGGGCGTCGAGATCACCGCGCAGAACGGGCGGTACGGGCCGTACCTGAAGAAGGGCACCGACTCGCGCTCCCTGGAGACCGAGGAGCAGCTCTTCGCCATCACGCTGGAAGAGGCTCTCGCGATTTACGCGCAGCCCAAGCAGCGCGGGCGCGCGGCCGCCAAGCCGCCGCTGAAGGAGCTCGGCGAGGACCCGGTCAGCGGGAAGCCCGTCGTCGTCAAGGACGGCCGCTTCGGCGCGTACGTCACGGACGGCGAGACGAACGCGACGCTCAGGTCGTCCGACTCGGTCGAGGAGATCACGCCCGAGCGCGGCTACGAACTGCTCGCCGAGAAGCGGGCGAAGGGCCCCGCCAAGAAGACGGCCAAGAAGGCCGCGAAGAAGGCTCCGGCGAAGAAGGCGCCCGCCAAGAAGACGGCTGCCAAGAAGACCGCCGCTTCGAAGACGACGGCTGCCAAGAAGACGACCGCCGCGAAGAAGACGACGGCCAAGAAGGCGACGGCTTCGAAGTCGACCTCTACGGAGGAGTAG